AGAAACGTTTCCGCTTTGAAGAGGCTCGCAACATGAGCCGGAATGACAAGCAACACTTCCAATGGCTCCTGGAGAACGGCTTTTTTGAGGACTTGGGTAACGGTTGGTATCGCATTACGGAGAAAGGTCGGGCTGCGGCGGAGTTAGGCCAGTATGAAGTTCCCTAATGACGGCAA
The Thermogemmata fonticola genome window above contains:
- a CDS encoding helix-turn-helix domain-containing protein, with product MALLGLGELKWRMLRRVLRKKRFRFEEARNMSRNDKQHFQWLLENGFFEDLGNGWYRITEKGRAAAELGQYEVP